The Vicia villosa cultivar HV-30 ecotype Madison, WI linkage group LG1, Vvil1.0, whole genome shotgun sequence genome includes a region encoding these proteins:
- the LOC131661835 gene encoding uncharacterized protein LOC131661835 — protein sequence MWSIIETGNFTPMTVATDAAPAAPKPQALWTPEEKNQVLLNSKAQFILSCALSREEYDRIEECNTAKEIWDNLEIHHEGTSHVKEERIDMGVKKFETFEMKEDETIDEMFSRFTIIINELRSLGKTYSPHERIRKLLRCLPKVWRPMVTAITQAKDLTSLPVEELVEG from the coding sequence ATGTGGTCCATCATTGAAACAGGAAACTTCACTCCAATGACTGTCGCCACTGACGCTGCTCCTGCTGCTCCAAAACCTCAAGCGTTGTGGACTCCTGAAGAAAAAAATCAGGTACTCTTAAACTCAAAAGctcaatttattttatcatgtgcTCTTAGCAGAGAAGAATACGATAGAATTGAAGAATGTAACACTGCCAAAGAAATCTGGGACAACCTTGAAATTCATCATGAAGGAACAAGCCATGTCAAAGAAGAAAGAATAGATATGGGagtaaaaaaatttgaaacttttgaaatgAAAGAAGATGAAACCATAGATGAAATGTTCTCCagatttactattattattaatgaattaaGATCTCTTGGAAAAACTTACTCTCCTCACGAGAGGATAAGAAAATTACTTAGATGTCTTCCTAAGGTATGGAGACCAATGGTCACTGCCATTACTCAAGCTAAGGATCTAACAAGTCTACCAGTTGAGGAacttgttgaaggatag